In the genome of Deinococcus yavapaiensis KR-236, the window GTCTTTCCCGGGTCCGTCGTCAGCATCGAGGACCTTGTCGTCGAGAACACCAAGGCTGTTCTGCGTGGCCGCCTTCGAGACGTACGGCACGACAACACCCATGGCGTTCCGGCATTTGAGCGAGGAGTGGACGTGGCGATCTTCGTGATCTACGAAGTGAATCATGACCGTGCTCCGGGTCACTCGACGGCGCTCGATACCTTCAAGTAGGCGGGATGTTCCCGAATCTCAAGACGCACGCTTGGGACAGTCGTCCATCATGTAAACGCTGCCCGCTCGCGAGCGGTCGGTCACGAAGGCCATGCTCCACCGCTCGTTTCTGCTTTCAGGAGGTGGGGTGAGCACACGCCCTTGAGCGGCTCCTATTCTTCGGGTCGTTCTCCTGACGGCCAGACCGAGCGAGCGGTCGGCGCGGTAATCCCGCTTGTGGTTAACGAACTCGCCTGCTTGGCGTAGCAGGACGTGAAGCCGACAACAGCCAAAGCGGGGCCGGGCACTGACAAGCTGTTTGAACTTGTCATCCAAGGACGCGGCGTCTTTTCGGCGTTCGTACCGCTAAGTCGAGCGGTGAAAGCCCAACGCCTCGCACGCGCCAAGGGAGAAGCCTCTGAAAGCACCTCGGGGCTGAACTTGATCGCTTCGCTCGTCGCGGCGTGACCTCACCCCAAAGGCGTCGCGAACGAACCGCACCACGGGCTTCTTGTTTGTGATTGGGCGCGCGGTGTCGCTACGGGGTCTATCACTCATTGTCGTGGCAGGTGGTGGGCTCCACGAGCATTCGAAGGCCCGTACCCACCGCGCTCCTTCGGACTCGGAGCGTGGGGGATGCCGGGCAGGCTACATGAGCTCGCGCAGTTGCGCCGGCTTCAACCCCAATTCGAGCAACGCCGAGCGACGCGCCTCGAGATCGGCCAGGAGATCGCCTATCTCAGCGCTCACCGGTCGTACGTCGCGCCTCGCCTCGTTGCCGTCCTGGGCGTGGGCGTCGAAAACGCGCACGCCGATCACTTCGCGAAGTGGCTTCATGTCGGCATGGTGCACCGAGCAGCTGACGCGAGCTTGACGAGCGATGTACGGAGCGCAGGGCAAATTCGAAAAGAGCCGCGACCGAAAGGTGGAAAATCGAACCTCGGCACTTCAAATGAGGAGGCTCGTGGCAACACGTCCTGGCAGTTCGCCGGCCATGAAGCACGGGACCTTGCCGGAGGGCCGCCGACGATCGGCTCCGCGACACTGCCCCTCATCGGTCCAGCATCCTATGCTTCCGCGGTCTTTCCGTGTTCCCTGACCCAGCAGTAGGAACGCAGGAACGCGCGACCGCTTCGTCCGGGGAGCGGCGATCTTGCCGATCCCTCGGCGCACTATTACGTATGTCGACGAAACGCTCGGTAGGCGACCGTCCCGCGTCGAGTGTCGCCCTTCACGCAGCAAGATGAACTGATACCATCTCGTCAATGCCAAAGGACGCATGACGAATCCAACTCCATCGAAGACCGGTCCTGCCGGTACATCCGTCGCCAGCGACGCTGAGCACGGACGCGCCATTCAGTACGGGCAATTGTTGCCGCTTTATGCCGCTCAAGCGTTGGCGACCGGAGCAACGACCGTCAGCACCGTGCTGGCCTCGCTGATCATGAGCAGCCTCGGCAGCGAGGGCCTGTCCGGTCTTCCCAGCACCCTCATTCAGGCCGCCGCCGCCTTCTCGGCGAGCGCCTTCGGCTCCCTGATGTTGCGTGCCGGGCGGCGAACCGGTCTCGTCCGGGCGTTCGCCCTCGGCGCGGTCGGCGCGCTCGTCGGCTTCCTGGGTTCGAGACTCCAAGTCATCCCCCTGTTCCTCTTGGGCGCCTCGATGATGGGAGCGGCTCAGGGCGGCTATCAGCAAGCACGGTATGCGGTCGCGGAAGGCGTCCCGGAAAGTCGGCGGGGCACCGCGCTCGGGATCCTGATGCTGATGAGCGTCGCCGGGTCATTTCTGATTACCGGAGCGTCCCATCTCATCGAGGAGCTGGGTCGGATTTTGAATGCCACGGCGGAAACGGCCGGCTGGCTGGTCGGTGGTGGTTTGCTGGGCGTGGCGGCGCTGCTGATGCTGACGTGGCGGTCTCCACGATCGACGTCGCCATCGGCGACACGGTCGGCGCCTCAACTCTCGGTCGTCGCGGCGTTCAAGCTCCCCGGCGTTCGCAGTACCGCGCTTGCCTTGGCCACCGCGCAGGGCTTGATGGTGACGCTGATGAGCTTGACGCCCTTGAGAGCACATCACATGGGCATGGATCACGCGGGGATCGCCGCCCTGATCAGCGGGCACATTCTGGGAATGTTCGGCTTCGGGTGGCTGACCGGGCCGCTCGTGGACCGCTTCGGCCTCAAACTCGGGTACGTGGGAGGCGCCCTCTTGCTCACGGCTGCGGCCCTCACCGCGCCTTTGATGGGGGCAACGTGGCTGGCAGTCAGCATGTTCTTGTTGGGTTTCGGGTGGAATCTGACGTACGTCAGCGCGACGAAGGCCCTCGCCCGAACGCCGGTGGCTCAAGGCGCGACCGATAGTCTTGGCTTCATAACCGCGGGCCTGGGCACCTTGCTGGGAGGCTTGCTCATCAGCAGGACGGATTTCTCCGTTCTGGCCTACCTGTGCGCGGCCCTGGCGCTTCTCCCCCTGGTCAGCGCTTGGCGCGTCGGGAGGAACTGGGCGGGACAGCAGCGATGAGATGAAACCGTCGGTGCTCGTAGTCGAGTCGAAGGCGGAAAGCTCGAGCGTGACGTCCTCGACCGGCATGATCGCCCTGACGTTCACGTCTGGCATGAACGCGTCGCTCGACGTGACAAGCGTTCTTACGCGCGTCGTGAAGGCACTGAGTTTCTGGAAGAACGTGAAACTGGAGCGGCTCAACGTGTGCATGCTGATTGGCGATGGTGGTCCTGCCGTTCCTGTCGTCGTCCATGGCGTTCGCGCGTCCGCGCTGATGGTATAACCGCCGGATGAACTTCACGGACGGCGAATACACGCTCACGCTCGGCGGTGTCAGGCAGTGGGTGCGAGTGGACGGGGCGCGTCACGACACCGTCCCGCTCGTGCTCGTCCACGGCGGTCCCGGCGGCAACCATTACGTCTTCGAGCGCACCGCCGGGCCGCTTCTCGCGCGTGAGCGAACGGTGGTATACCACGAGCAGCGCGGCTGCGGCCGCTCGGACGCGCCCGCCGACGTGCGCGCGTACGACGTGGACACCCTCGTGCGCGACCTCGACGCGTTGCGGTCCGCGCTGGGCGTGCCCGCGCTCGACTTGCTGGGCTACAGTTTCGGCGGCGGGCTCGCCCTCGCGTACGCTCACGCCTACCCTTGGCATGTCCGCCGGGTGGTCGCGCAGGCGCCTGCGCTGGACTTGACGGATCCGCGCCTCGTGGAGTGCCAAATCGCGGGCTTCCTCGAAGTCGCGTTCGGAGAGGTGCGCGCGCTTATCGAAGCGATCCTTGCGTCTCACGACCCGCCCGAGGTTCGCTTGGAGCGGACGTGGCAAGCGGCGGATCTGCAGACGGTGGATCACTTCCTCTT includes:
- a CDS encoding ester cyclase, giving the protein MPGPAGQPPCTTARISITRYLRSSPEPKTPEHLRTLILDEALLMHLTQVEAVFPGSVVSIEDLVVENTKAVLRGRLRDVRHDNTHGVPAFERGVDVAIFVIYEVNHDRAPGHSTALDTFK
- a CDS encoding MFS transporter, with amino-acid sequence MTNPTPSKTGPAGTSVASDAEHGRAIQYGQLLPLYAAQALATGATTVSTVLASLIMSSLGSEGLSGLPSTLIQAAAAFSASAFGSLMLRAGRRTGLVRAFALGAVGALVGFLGSRLQVIPLFLLGASMMGAAQGGYQQARYAVAEGVPESRRGTALGILMLMSVAGSFLITGASHLIEELGRILNATAETAGWLVGGGLLGVAALLMLTWRSPRSTSPSATRSAPQLSVVAAFKLPGVRSTALALATAQGLMVTLMSLTPLRAHHMGMDHAGIAALISGHILGMFGFGWLTGPLVDRFGLKLGYVGGALLLTAAALTAPLMGATWLAVSMFLLGFGWNLTYVSATKALARTPVAQGATDSLGFITAGLGTLLGGLLISRTDFSVLAYLCAALALLPLVSAWRVGRNWAGQQR
- a CDS encoding alpha/beta fold hydrolase, whose translation is MNFTDGEYTLTLGGVRQWVRVDGARHDTVPLVLVHGGPGGNHYVFERTAGPLLARERTVVYHEQRGCGRSDAPADVRAYDVDTLVRDLDALRSALGVPALDLLGYSFGGGLALAYAHAYPWHVRRVVAQAPALDLTDPRLVECQIAGFLEVAFGEVRALIEAILASHDPPEVRLERTWQAADLQTVDHFLFHDPAHARRNRAWWRESGLVNSGLMHRVVKARPVLPWQALAAVNVPTLVVVGRHDRNVGVAYARAVSDALPRGQFESLEDAAHFPDVETPETYVEVISRFLADER